In Natrinema amylolyticum, the following are encoded in one genomic region:
- a CDS encoding pyridoxal phosphate-dependent aminotransferase, which translates to MTEFADRVEQVSISGIREVFEAAGEDAINLGLGQPDFPTPAHARRGAIEAIEAGRADAYTSNKGTPQLREAISAKYDRDYGLEIDPADVIATSGGSEALHLALEAHVNPGEEVIFPDPGFVSYDALTHIADGTPNPVGLREDLTLDPATVEDAITDETAAFVVNSPANPTGAVQSEADMREFARIADEHDVLCISDEVYEHIVFEGEHHSPLKFAETDNVVVVSACSKTYSMTGWRLGWVVASNRRIERMLRVHQYGQACASAPAQYAAEAALTGPQEPVQEMVDTFEQRRDLVLDGLTDAGLEVPTPEGAFYAMPKVPEGWCDEVLERGVVVVPGDAFGANGEGYARLSYATGTEELKEALEIMDDATKAVR; encoded by the coding sequence ATGACCGAATTCGCAGATCGAGTCGAGCAGGTGTCGATCAGCGGCATCCGCGAAGTGTTCGAGGCCGCAGGCGAGGACGCGATCAACCTCGGACTCGGACAGCCGGACTTCCCGACGCCGGCCCACGCACGCCGCGGGGCGATCGAGGCTATCGAGGCCGGGCGGGCCGACGCCTACACCTCGAACAAGGGCACGCCACAGCTCAGAGAGGCGATTTCGGCCAAATACGACCGCGACTACGGTCTCGAAATCGACCCCGCGGACGTGATCGCGACTTCCGGCGGCAGCGAGGCCCTGCACCTCGCGCTCGAGGCCCACGTCAACCCCGGCGAGGAGGTCATCTTCCCCGATCCCGGCTTCGTTTCCTACGACGCGCTGACTCACATCGCCGACGGGACGCCGAACCCCGTCGGGCTCCGGGAGGACCTGACGCTCGATCCCGCGACGGTCGAGGACGCGATCACCGACGAGACGGCTGCGTTCGTCGTCAACAGCCCCGCGAACCCGACGGGGGCCGTCCAGAGCGAGGCCGACATGCGCGAGTTCGCCCGCATCGCCGACGAGCACGACGTGCTCTGCATCTCCGACGAGGTCTACGAGCACATCGTCTTCGAGGGCGAGCACCACTCGCCGCTGAAATTCGCCGAGACGGACAACGTGGTCGTCGTCAGCGCCTGCTCGAAGACCTACTCGATGACCGGCTGGCGGCTCGGCTGGGTCGTCGCCTCGAACCGCCGCATCGAGCGGATGCTACGGGTCCACCAGTACGGTCAAGCCTGCGCCTCCGCGCCCGCCCAGTACGCCGCTGAGGCCGCCCTGACCGGCCCCCAGGAGCCGGTCCAAGAGATGGTCGACACCTTCGAACAGCGGCGCGATCTCGTCCTCGACGGGCTCACGGACGCCGGCCTCGAGGTGCCCACCCCAGAGGGGGCCTTCTACGCGATGCCGAAGGTGCCCGAGGGCTGGTGTGACGAAGTGCTCGAGCGGGGCGTCGTCGTCGTCCCCGGCGACGCCTTCGGCGCGAACGGCGAGGGCTACGCGCGGCTCTCGTACGCGACTGGCACCGAGGAGTTGAAGGAGGCGCTCGAGATTATGGACGACGCGACGAAGGCCGTTCGGTAG
- a CDS encoding DUF6517 family protein, with translation MTHSRRSLLAAGATGTLALTAGCLGFALGNEPLEFDSDRVAPADETVAETGYEERTVEERTMERTEEIGGVERDFEASIWLSNYSKSVDYMGQTREGSAFAAVSVPGMEVAGQSVNPLDEMSNEELLTEFLGRADSDRGDIENIQQGESFTLEILGESRDVDTFVGESELEGEPIDVEIKLTSFDHEDDLLVLFGVLSKRFAAESANVELLMESAEHPIDT, from the coding sequence ATGACTCACTCTCGACGATCGCTGCTCGCCGCGGGCGCGACCGGGACGCTCGCGCTGACCGCCGGCTGTCTCGGCTTCGCCCTCGGGAACGAGCCGCTCGAGTTCGATTCCGACCGCGTCGCCCCGGCCGACGAGACGGTCGCGGAGACCGGCTACGAGGAGCGGACGGTCGAAGAGCGGACGATGGAACGGACCGAGGAGATCGGCGGCGTCGAACGCGACTTCGAGGCGTCGATCTGGCTCTCGAACTATTCGAAGTCGGTCGACTACATGGGACAGACGCGGGAGGGAAGCGCCTTCGCCGCCGTCTCGGTTCCAGGAATGGAAGTCGCCGGACAGTCCGTCAACCCGCTCGACGAGATGTCGAACGAGGAACTCCTCACGGAGTTCCTCGGCCGGGCCGATAGCGACCGCGGGGATATCGAAAACATTCAGCAGGGAGAGTCGTTCACCCTCGAGATCCTCGGCGAGAGCCGGGACGTCGACACCTTCGTCGGAGAGTCCGAACTCGAGGGCGAACCGATCGACGTCGAGATCAAGCTCACGTCGTTCGACCACGAGGACGACCTGCTCGTCCTGTTCGGCGTCCTCTCGAAGCGATTCGCTGCCGAGTCAGCGAACGTCGAGCTACTGATGGAGTCCGCAGAACACCCGATCGATACCTGA
- a CDS encoding type 1 glutamine amidotransferase domain-containing protein, with protein MSDSDSQRLADATVGVFLAPEGTEEVEFTDPKETVADAGATVDVLGSETGEAQTVNNDLEESESYEVEKTFDEVSADEYDALIVPGGTVGADTLRTDEDGVELLRKHVEDGKPAGVICHGPWTLVEADVVDGRTLTSYHSLQTDVRNAGGEWVDEEVVVDDGLVTSRNPDDLEAFCETILDEFASAQS; from the coding sequence ATGAGCGACTCCGACAGCCAGCGGCTCGCGGACGCGACCGTCGGCGTCTTCCTCGCACCCGAAGGCACCGAAGAAGTCGAGTTCACCGACCCGAAGGAGACCGTCGCCGACGCCGGTGCGACCGTCGACGTGCTCGGCAGCGAGACCGGCGAGGCCCAGACCGTGAACAACGATCTCGAGGAGAGCGAGAGCTACGAGGTCGAGAAGACGTTCGACGAGGTGTCGGCGGACGAGTACGACGCGCTGATCGTCCCCGGCGGAACCGTGGGTGCGGACACGCTCCGCACCGACGAGGACGGCGTCGAGCTGCTGCGAAAACACGTCGAAGACGGCAAGCCCGCGGGCGTGATCTGTCACGGTCCGTGGACGCTGGTCGAAGCCGACGTCGTCGACGGGAGGACGCTGACCTCCTACCACAGCCTGCAGACGGACGTCCGCAACGCCGGCGGCGAGTGGGTCGACGAGGAGGTCGTCGTCGACGACGGACTGGTGACGAGCCGGAATCCGGACGACCTCGAGGCCTTTTGCGAGACGATCCTCGACGAATTCGCGTCAGCACAGAGCTGA
- a CDS encoding 2-oxoacid:ferredoxin oxidoreductase subunit beta gives MSSDVRFTDFKSDKQPTWCPGCGDFGTMNGMMKALANTGNDPDNTFVVAGIGCSGKIGTYMHSYALHGVHGRALPVGTGVKMARPDIEVMVAGGDGDGYSIGAGHFVHAVRRNVDMTYCVMDNRIYGLTKGQASPTSRSDFETSTTPEGPKQPPVNPLALALASGASFIAQSFSSDAMRHAEIVQEAIEHDGFGFVNIFSPCVTFNDVDTYDYFRDNLVDLQEDEDHDPNDYEAAKEVILDSDKEYQGVMYQNENSVPYHEQHGVTEDMSEIPDGAPEDAMDLVREFY, from the coding sequence ATGAGCTCCGACGTACGATTCACCGACTTCAAATCCGACAAGCAGCCGACGTGGTGTCCCGGATGCGGCGACTTCGGGACGATGAACGGCATGATGAAAGCCCTCGCGAACACCGGCAACGATCCCGACAACACCTTCGTGGTGGCGGGAATCGGTTGTTCCGGGAAGATCGGGACCTACATGCACAGCTACGCCCTGCACGGGGTTCACGGCCGTGCGCTCCCGGTCGGGACCGGCGTCAAGATGGCTCGGCCCGACATCGAGGTCATGGTCGCCGGCGGGGACGGTGACGGTTACTCGATCGGTGCCGGTCACTTCGTCCACGCCGTCCGCCGGAACGTCGACATGACCTACTGTGTCATGGACAACCGCATCTACGGCCTGACCAAGGGCCAGGCCTCGCCGACCTCGCGGTCGGACTTCGAGACCTCGACGACTCCCGAAGGCCCCAAACAGCCGCCGGTCAACCCGCTCGCCCTCGCGCTGGCGTCCGGTGCGAGCTTCATCGCGCAGTCCTTTAGCTCGGATGCGATGCGTCACGCCGAGATTGTCCAAGAGGCGATCGAACACGACGGCTTCGGGTTCGTCAACATATTCAGCCCGTGTGTCACGTTCAACGACGTCGACACCTACGACTACTTCCGTGACAACCTCGTCGACCTGCAGGAAGACGAGGACCACGATCCGAACGACTACGAGGCCGCCAAGGAAGTCATTCTGGACAGTGACAAGGAGTATCAGGGCGTGATGTACCAGAACGAAAACTCCGTGCCGTACCACGAACAGCACGGCGTCACCGAGGACATGTCCGAGATTCCGGATGGCGCACCGGAAGACGCGATGGACCTCGTCCGCGAGTTCTACTAA
- a CDS encoding NADPH:quinone reductase gives MRAVRLHEHGDADVLQVDEIDRPEPAEDELLVDVAAAGVNPVDTYFRDGSYTPVDVPFTPGVDVSGTVAEAGDAVEGFEEGDRVYGTGIGNGSSQGAYAEYATIPTDRVVALPDGADVTEAGAAGVAAVTAWRALVDHADLGPAEYCLVHGGSGGVGHAAVQIAAAVSARVITTAAEEYHDALADYGAETVLDYGRDDLADAVLDASDGGVDAILDHRLDDYLQFDADVAATGACVVGIGENSPDPGFSNDGAARSKDVSYQFMSMFNTPDLRVPLRGVAHLMDTGGLSIDVARRYDLEEAADAQRAVMNDSFLGKLVIEP, from the coding sequence ATGCGAGCTGTACGCCTTCACGAGCACGGCGATGCGGACGTACTGCAGGTCGACGAGATCGATCGACCGGAGCCCGCCGAAGACGAACTGCTGGTCGACGTGGCCGCGGCGGGCGTCAACCCCGTCGATACCTACTTCCGAGACGGGTCGTACACCCCGGTCGACGTGCCGTTCACGCCCGGCGTCGACGTCTCGGGCACCGTCGCCGAGGCGGGGGACGCCGTCGAGGGATTCGAGGAGGGCGATCGCGTCTACGGCACCGGTATCGGTAACGGCTCTTCGCAGGGGGCCTACGCCGAGTACGCGACGATCCCGACCGACCGCGTCGTCGCCCTCCCCGACGGCGCGGACGTGACCGAGGCGGGTGCCGCCGGCGTCGCCGCTGTCACCGCCTGGCGCGCGCTGGTCGACCACGCCGATCTGGGGCCCGCAGAATACTGTCTGGTCCACGGCGGCTCCGGCGGCGTCGGCCACGCGGCCGTCCAGATCGCGGCCGCCGTCAGCGCGCGGGTGATCACCACCGCCGCCGAGGAGTACCACGACGCGCTCGCCGACTACGGGGCCGAGACGGTGCTCGATTATGGCCGCGACGATCTGGCCGACGCCGTCCTCGATGCCTCGGACGGCGGCGTCGATGCGATCCTCGACCACCGGCTGGACGACTACCTGCAGTTCGACGCGGACGTCGCCGCGACGGGTGCTTGCGTCGTCGGCATCGGCGAGAACAGTCCCGATCCGGGCTTTTCGAACGACGGCGCGGCCCGCTCGAAGGACGTCTCCTACCAGTTCATGAGCATGTTCAACACGCCGGATCTTCGCGTGCCGCTGCGCGGGGTCGCCCACCTCATGGACACCGGCGGGCTCTCGATCGACGTGGCGCGGCGCTACGACCTCGAGGAGGCGGCCGACGCACAGCGGGCCGTCATGAACGATAGCTTCCTCGGAAAACTCGTCATCGAACCGTAA
- a CDS encoding TIGR04024 family LLM class F420-dependent oxidoreductase produces MNAELDLLVRLGDYERPQGVAERAVQAEELGFDRITVGETTGWNIVPPLTLAADRTEDLGISNDVISPYGRTPAMLAQTALTMQAAADGRFRFGIGPSSPAITERWHGQEFDRPLRRTREVIEIMRGVYEDGNPAYDGEIFDIPGLDYERGPSENPPPIDVGTLGPKATEMAGRFGDGWAPQLFTRDGLRDRLEDLERGAELGGKELSDLRVAPIVRGIAAEDREAAREKARGTIAFLLGAYGPYYGNSVAEQGYPDVVDEIRAAWEERDTDAMARALPEDVLDELAPAGTPDEVREWVAEYAEIEGVDAVRVGFVNGMTEADKRTTMEAVADLS; encoded by the coding sequence GTGAACGCCGAACTGGATCTACTGGTGCGACTCGGCGACTACGAGCGACCGCAGGGAGTCGCCGAGCGCGCCGTCCAGGCTGAAGAGTTGGGATTCGACCGGATCACGGTCGGCGAGACGACCGGCTGGAACATCGTCCCGCCGCTGACACTGGCCGCCGACCGGACCGAGGACCTGGGCATCTCCAACGACGTCATCTCGCCGTACGGGCGGACACCGGCGATGCTCGCACAGACGGCGCTCACGATGCAGGCCGCCGCCGACGGCCGGTTTCGGTTCGGGATCGGCCCGAGTTCGCCGGCGATCACCGAGCGCTGGCACGGCCAGGAGTTCGACCGGCCGCTCCGCCGCACCCGCGAAGTGATCGAGATCATGCGCGGGGTCTACGAGGACGGGAACCCGGCCTACGACGGCGAGATCTTCGACATCCCCGGCCTGGACTACGAGCGCGGCCCGAGCGAGAACCCCCCGCCGATCGACGTCGGCACTCTCGGTCCCAAGGCCACCGAGATGGCCGGCCGCTTCGGCGACGGCTGGGCTCCCCAGCTGTTCACGAGAGACGGTTTGCGGGACCGACTCGAGGACTTGGAACGCGGCGCCGAACTCGGCGGCAAGGAACTCTCGGACCTGCGGGTGGCCCCGATCGTCCGCGGGATCGCCGCGGAGGACCGCGAGGCGGCGCGCGAGAAGGCCCGCGGGACGATCGCCTTCCTGCTCGGGGCCTACGGGCCCTACTACGGGAACTCGGTCGCCGAACAGGGCTATCCCGACGTCGTCGACGAAATCCGCGCCGCCTGGGAGGAACGGGATACCGACGCGATGGCTCGAGCCCTCCCCGAGGACGTCCTCGACGAATTGGCTCCCGCGGGCACGCCCGACGAAGTCCGCGAGTGGGTCGCGGAGTACGCCGAGATCGAGGGCGTCGATGCCGTTCGGGTAGGCTTCGTCAACGGGATGACTGAAGCGGACAAGCGGACGACGATGGAAGCGGTCGCCGACCTGTCCTGA
- a CDS encoding DUF7344 domain-containing protein — MIPLLSSPESLTAFGETQADAVDTAMELLADQRRRSLLNYLEETDGTATLTEVAVEIADQEAGAEPNAISDHDVSPRDRRAVRISLHHTHIPKLANADVVDYDTETETITLTDRGRTLIDRQDAVQEPA; from the coding sequence ATGATCCCACTACTGAGTTCGCCCGAGAGCCTCACCGCGTTCGGCGAGACGCAAGCCGACGCCGTCGATACGGCGATGGAGCTGTTGGCGGATCAGCGCAGACGCTCGCTGTTGAACTATCTCGAGGAGACCGACGGGACGGCCACGCTCACGGAGGTAGCGGTGGAGATCGCCGATCAAGAAGCGGGTGCGGAGCCGAACGCGATTTCGGATCACGACGTCTCTCCGAGAGACCGCCGGGCCGTCCGCATCTCGCTGCACCACACCCACATCCCGAAGTTAGCCAACGCGGACGTCGTCGACTACGACACCGAGACGGAGACGATCACGCTCACCGATCGCGGGCGAACGCTGATCGACCGGCAGGACGCGGTCCAGGAACCGGCCTGA